One window of Lacerta agilis isolate rLacAgi1 chromosome 14, rLacAgi1.pri, whole genome shotgun sequence genomic DNA carries:
- the LOC117059409 gene encoding serine protease 27-like, translated as MLEWHVIKRQGLVATREARLLMLLLALMGLQEVQATSACGRPHVSLNRIVKGQDTVPGEFPWQISLQLNKRHVCGGSLISDEWVITAAHCFYQFRDLSQYQVLLGANQLSNPGPQSCCLGVKKVIVNPTYAGQTSSGDIALVQLTRKVHYSEFILPICLPDASVKFPPGKVCWVTGWGNLRHSVDLPSPQTLQKLQVPIIDSKTCSALYRTNIADGPIPRVIKDDMICAGFAEGRKDACKGDSGGPMVCPVGQSWVLAGIVSWGEGCAIENRPGVYSRLTYYQKWIHSHIPGIQFVKGPISHGLREWRDIHYWRSDTSGQKHPGVHLPSHASSLSANLLMFLLCLLILI; from the exons ATGTTGGAGTGGCACGTGATCAAAAGACAAGGCCTTGTGGCGACCAGGGAAGCTCGTCTACTCATGCTTCTGTTAGCACTGATGG GTCTGCAAGAAGTTCAGGCTACCAGTG CCTGTGGGCGGCCTCATGTCAGCCTCAACCGGATTGTGAAAGGACAGGACACAGTGCCAGGGGAATTCCCCTGGCAGATCAGCTTACAGCTGAACAAAAGGCATGTGTGTGGAGGGTCCCTCATCTCCGACGAGTGGGTGATAACCGCAGCACACTGTTTCTATCA gttcagggatctctcccagtACCAGGTCCTCCTAGGGGCCAACCAGCTATCCAATCCTGGCCCACAGTCATGCTGCTTGGGAGTGAAGAAGGTCATCGTAAACCCAACTTATGCAGGACAGACCAGCAGCGGGGACATCGCTCTTGTGCAGTTGACCAGGAAGGTCCACTATTCGGAATTTATCCTACCCATTTGCCTGCCTGATGCTTCTGTGAAGTTTCCTCCAGGCAAAGTTTGCTGGGTCACCGGCTGGGGCAACCTGCGTCAttcag TCGACCTTCCATCCCCACAAACCCTGCAGAAGTTGCAGGTGCCCATTATTGATTCCAAGACATGCAGTGCCCTCTACCGCACCAACATAGCTGATGGCCCGATCCCACGGGTGATCAAGGATGATATGATCTGTGCTGGCTTTGCAGAGGGCAGGAAAGATGCATGCAAG GGTGATTCTGGGGGTCCCATGGTATGCCCAGTTGGCCAGTCATGGGTCTTGGCTGGCATTGTGAGCTGGGGTGAAGGATGTGCCATTGAGAACCGCCCTGGTGTGTACAGTCGGCTCACGTACTACCAAAAGTGGATCCACAGCCATATCCCAGGCATCCAATTTGTCAAAGGCCCAATTAGCCATGGACTACGTGAATGGCGTGACATACATTACTGGAGGTCAGACACCAGTGGCCAAAAGCATCCTGGAGTCCACCTACCTTCCCATGCCTCTTCTCTCAGTGCCAACCTTCTGATGTTCTTGCTGTGTCTACTGATTCTCATATAA
- the MFAP4 gene encoding microfibril-associated glycoprotein 4 isoform X1, whose protein sequence is MKASLFQPGLLFLLLLLVQLPTSQGQAINPEAARQPQHCEDSLPLDCEDIYDQGSETDGVYLIYPAGPNIPVPVYCDMTTDDGKWTVFQKRFNGSISFFRGWNDYRFGFGRADSEYWLGLQNIHLLTLKQKYELRVELEDFENSTVFARYTDFSLSPQAISAEEDGYTLHVSGFIDGGAGDSLTYHNGQKFSTFDRDQDLFVQNCAALSSGAWWFKSCHVSNLNGFYLGGAHLSYASGINWAQWKGFYYSLKRSEMKIRRV, encoded by the exons ATGAAG GCCTCTCTGTTCCAGCCAGGcttgctgttcctcctcctcctccttgttcagTTGCCCACCTCACAAGGACAGGCCATCAACCCTGAAG CAGCCCGGCAGCCACAGCACTGCGAAGATAGCCTCCCACTAGACTGTGAAGACATTTATGACCAAGGCTCTGAGACAGATGGCGTGTACCTTATTTATCCTGCGGGCCCCAATATCCCTGTGCCTGTGTACTGTGACATGACCACCGACGATGGAAAATGGACG GTTTTCCAGAAAAGATTCAATGGTTCAATCAGTTTCTTTCGGGGATGGAATGACTATCGGTTTGGCTTTGGCAGAGCAGACAGTGAATACTGGCTGG GGCTGCAAAATATCCACCTCCTGACCCTGAAGCAGAAGTATGAACTACGTGTGGAGCTGGAGGACTTTGAGAACAGTACGGTCTTTGCCAGATATACGGACTTCTCACTGTCGCCACAAGCTATCAGTGCAGAAGAGGATGGCTACACACTGCATGTGTCTGGCTTTATTGATGGGGGAGCAG GTGACTCACTGACCTACCACAATGGCCAGAAGTTCTCCACATTTGACCGGGACCAAGACCTTTTTGTGCAGAACTGCGCAGCGCTGTCTTCGGGTGCCTGGTGGTTCAAGAGCTGTCATGTTTCCAACCTGAATGGCTTCTACCTTGGCGGGGCCCACCTCTCCTATGCAAGTGGCATTAACTGGGCCCAGTGGAAGGGCTTCTACTATTCCCTCAAGAGAAGTGAGATGAAAATACGCCGTGTCTGA
- the MFAP4 gene encoding microfibril-associated glycoprotein 4 isoform X2 gives MKASLFQPGLLFLLLLLVQLPTSQGQAINPEARQPQHCEDSLPLDCEDIYDQGSETDGVYLIYPAGPNIPVPVYCDMTTDDGKWTVFQKRFNGSISFFRGWNDYRFGFGRADSEYWLGLQNIHLLTLKQKYELRVELEDFENSTVFARYTDFSLSPQAISAEEDGYTLHVSGFIDGGAGDSLTYHNGQKFSTFDRDQDLFVQNCAALSSGAWWFKSCHVSNLNGFYLGGAHLSYASGINWAQWKGFYYSLKRSEMKIRRV, from the exons ATGAAG GCCTCTCTGTTCCAGCCAGGcttgctgttcctcctcctcctccttgttcagTTGCCCACCTCACAAGGACAGGCCATCAACCCTGAAG CCCGGCAGCCACAGCACTGCGAAGATAGCCTCCCACTAGACTGTGAAGACATTTATGACCAAGGCTCTGAGACAGATGGCGTGTACCTTATTTATCCTGCGGGCCCCAATATCCCTGTGCCTGTGTACTGTGACATGACCACCGACGATGGAAAATGGACG GTTTTCCAGAAAAGATTCAATGGTTCAATCAGTTTCTTTCGGGGATGGAATGACTATCGGTTTGGCTTTGGCAGAGCAGACAGTGAATACTGGCTGG GGCTGCAAAATATCCACCTCCTGACCCTGAAGCAGAAGTATGAACTACGTGTGGAGCTGGAGGACTTTGAGAACAGTACGGTCTTTGCCAGATATACGGACTTCTCACTGTCGCCACAAGCTATCAGTGCAGAAGAGGATGGCTACACACTGCATGTGTCTGGCTTTATTGATGGGGGAGCAG GTGACTCACTGACCTACCACAATGGCCAGAAGTTCTCCACATTTGACCGGGACCAAGACCTTTTTGTGCAGAACTGCGCAGCGCTGTCTTCGGGTGCCTGGTGGTTCAAGAGCTGTCATGTTTCCAACCTGAATGGCTTCTACCTTGGCGGGGCCCACCTCTCCTATGCAAGTGGCATTAACTGGGCCCAGTGGAAGGGCTTCTACTATTCCCTCAAGAGAAGTGAGATGAAAATACGCCGTGTCTGA